The Methanolobus sp. WCC4 genome includes the window ACGTACACAACTGGTGAGGGTGATGTCCTGACATCGGTACGTCCTGAATCCCTCTATGTTGTCGATGGCGAGACAAGGGATATGTGGGTTCTTGAAACTGCAAAATGTACTCTTGAAAGACTAAAGAGCCTGGACGGACCATCTGAGAATGCTCTAAAGGCAAAGGAATATTATGATCCTGATGTCCATCATTATTCTTCAATGGTGGCACAGGCATTGAAGTCATTAAAAGAGACATATTGACTCATAAGGGTCCATATTTCAGGGCATATTGCCCTTCCATTCTTTTTTGTTTTTCATCCTCAATGTAAACCAAAAGTTGAATAAATAACGCCATCGTTATTTATATTGTGGGTTTTATGAAAACTTATCTTGTTCTCTGGTTCAGTAGTGAAGGTGCAACGCCTTCTGAAGTGGGCAGAAGTCTGCTTTCCCTCGGATTCCAGCCGGTACAGGGAAACTATGATTATGTCTATGAATGGAATGACAACGTGGATCTGGATGAGATACTTCGTTTTTCCGATAAGATCCAGATGACGCTAAAAGGGACAGATGTGATGTTCAAAACAGAAACCGTGGATGGCCAGAACTAGTTACTCACTGTCACTTTTTCCAAGTTTGCGGGAATAATCGATGTATCCGCAGGATTGGCCGGTTATGGGGATGATATCTGTCGTAACGGAGCCATTATCTATTACAAGCTCCACAGCGCACGGGTCTGACATTCTTGCCTTTGTGGGGGAGCCGGGACAGATCAGGAGTACATCGCTCTTTTCGATTATCGGTCTGTGAAGGTGACCATACACGAGAATATCCACTCCCATTTCAAGTGCCATATATCTTGTTGCGGTACTATCTACAATGGAAAGTGAGGCTTCGTGGACAACTCCTATCTTCACACCTTCTACCTCAAAGACCAGTTTCTCAGGAAGCAACTCCCTGACAGCTGGGTCGTCTGAGTTTCCATGTACTGCCTTCAGTTTCCCTGTGGCTTCAAGTGCCTTATAGAATGAAAGTGAATCAAAATCGCCTGCATGTACTATCATGTCATACTGGTCAAATACATCAGAAAGAAAAGCTGGAATACTGTCAGTTTGCAGATGTGTATCAGACACCAGTATGAGTT containing:
- a CDS encoding metallophosphoesterase gives rise to the protein MKLILVSDTHLQTDSIPAFLSDVFDQYDMIVHAGDFDSLSFYKALEATGKLKAVHGNSDDPAVRELLPEKLVFEVEGVKIGVVHEASLSIVDSTATRYMALEMGVDILVYGHLHRPIIEKSDVLLICPGSPTKARMSDPCAVELVIDNGSVTTDIIPITGQSCGYIDYSRKLGKSDSE